GGCAAGATTAAATAACAATCAATAGATTAATTGAATGTTATTCAATAACCTTTCCAGGTGTCAATGTCACGGACGAATGTCGGGGCTTTGCCCGCGCGTAGCGGCAGGGGGGATGGCTTTGGTCGCGACCGTTGGCGGGCTGCCCTGGGCGGCCCCGGGCGCGGTTATTCGCCCTTGCCGCCGCCGGCCGCGCGCAGGAAATTCTCTTCCAGCACGTTCAGCACCCGGTTCAGCGTGTCGATGTCGGCGGCCGACAGGCCCTTGAGCGATTCGTCGAAGAAGGCCGCGCGCTTGGGCAGGGCCTCGTCGACCACGGTCTGGCCGGCCGGCGTGAGGCGGGCGTTGGTCAGGCGGTTGTCGTGCGCATCAACGGCGCGGGCGATCCAGCCGAGTTTCTGCATTGCCTGCAACTGACGGGTGAGCGAGGCGGGATCGAGGCGGCAGCGCTCGGCCAGGTGCTTCTGCGAGCATTGGCCGTTTTCATGCAGCGCCAGCAGGATGCGCCAGCGCGGCAGCGCGTGGCCGACCCGGCCGCTGAAAGCGCTTTGCATGACGCGGTAGGTCTGGCCCATGTGCTGGATGACCTGCAGGCCCTGTTGTTGTTTGGGCAAAAGCTACTCTCCGACGCTGGCGGGCTCCGGCTTGGAGACGCGCGCCAATTGCACCAGGGGGACGCGCCGCACGCACCAGAGCGCCAGCACCGCGACCGCCAGGGCGATGAGTTGCCCTTCGTGGATGGCGCTGACCAGCGCCACGCGCGCGATCTCGATCAGCGACGCTCCATCCTGGCCTTGATGCGCCAATTGTGCCAGGAACTGCGTCTGGGCCTCGGGATTGACCAGCATCTGCGGGTCGTCCAGTTGCGGCAGCCAGCGCGCCGAGGCGCCCCGCAGCGTCGATTCGACGCCGCTGAAGTAGCTGTGGTTGACCATGGTGCCAACCACCGCGGTGCCGAGCATGCCGCCGATCATGCGCAGCGATTGCAGCAGCGCGGTGGCGATGCCCAGGTGGGTGCGCCCGGCGGTCTGCTGCGCGAACACGGTCAGGTTGGGCATGATGAAGCCCATGCCCAGGCCGGCCATCAGCATGTAGCCGGCGATCAGCCAGTGCGCGGTGTAGTTGTGGGTGGTGACGATGCCCAGGCAGGACAGCGCCATCAGCAGGAAGCCCGCGTACAGCATGCGGTTGGGGTTGCGGATGCGGGTGATGATGCGGCCGTTGATGATGCTGCCGACGGTGATGAAGACCACCAGCGGCGTGATCAGCAGGCCGGCGTCCTGCGGCGACAGGCCGAAGCCGCCCTGCAGCAGCAGCGGCGCGTAGAACAGCAGCGAATACATGGTCACGCCGACCAGCAGCGCCAGCGTGAACAGCGTGGCCAGGCCGCGATTGCGGAACATGTCGAACGGCAGCAGCGGATGCGGGCAGCGGCGTTCCCACCAGTACAGCAGGCCGAAGGCGGCGATGCTGCCGACGCCCAGCAGCACGATGGTGGCGCTCAGGCCCTGCTTGGGCAGCAGTTCCACCAGCAGTTGCAGGCCGCCGAGCGCGACGGCGATCAGCAGCGCGCCCTGCCAGTCCAGGCGCACCTTGCCCTCGGTGTGGTTGCGCAGGTGCGGCAGGTAGCGCGCCACGAACCACAGGCCGAGGATGCCGATGGGCAGGTTGACGTAGAACACCGAGCGCCAGCCGTAGTGCTCGGTCAGCGCGCCGCCCAGCGTCGGGCCGACCGCGTTGGCGATGCCGAAGGCCGAGCTGAGCATGACCTGCCAGCGCAGCCGCACGTGGGGATCGGGGAACAGGTCGGGGATGGAGGCGAAGGCCGTGCCCACCAGCATGCCGCCGCCCACGCCCTGCAGGGCCCGCGCCAGCACCAGCGTGAACATGCTGTCGGCGGCGCCGCACAGCACCGAGGCCAGCGTGAACAGCACGATCGCCGCCACCACGAAGGGCTTGCGGCCGTAGTAGTCGCCCAGCCGGCCGAAGATCGGCACAGTGATGACCGAGGTCAGCAGATAGGACGTCGCCACCCACGCGTACAGTTCGAAGCCCTTGAGCTCGGCCACGATGGTGGGCAGGGCGGTGCCCACCACGGTCTGGTCGATGGCGACCATCATCATGACGAAGCACATGCCCAGCATGGCGAGCAGGGTCTGCCGGAAGGGAAGCACCTGGCCGGGCGAGTAAGGGGTGCTGGGGGCGGGGGCGGGCATTGTTGGATGGATCAATTATTGATGAGTCAATAATTCTAGCCCTACAATCCCCGAGACAGAAAACCGTCAGTTTCGGGGTCGGCGCGCAGGCGGGCCCGATTTGTTACGATAGCGGTATGTGCACGCTGGTCATGCTGGCGTCTTCAGCAGGTCTTTCCATGGCAGTTCCTCTCCGCTTGGCGTATCGGCCCCCGGCCTGACGCAGGCGACGGCACGCGATCGAAGACGGATAAATCAGGAAGCCGCGCGTCCGGCGCGACGGCAAAGCGCCATTCCCGCGCCAGGCGCGGCGGGTGGCATTCAAGGATTACCAGTCGAGGTACCGACGGGGCGGCAATGAAAACGTGGTTCAAGCGCATTCTGATAGGCCTGGTGGTGTTGGTTGTCGTGGCCGTCGTTGGCCTGGCCATCTTTTTGCTGACGTTCGACCCCAACGCGTACAAGTACAAGCTCGAAGAGCTGGTCCAGGAACGCTATCACCGCACGCTCACGATCGACGGCGAAATCGAGCTGTCGCTGTTCCCG
The window above is part of the Achromobacter deleyi genome. Proteins encoded here:
- a CDS encoding MarR family winged helix-turn-helix transcriptional regulator gives rise to the protein MPKQQQGLQVIQHMGQTYRVMQSAFSGRVGHALPRWRILLALHENGQCSQKHLAERCRLDPASLTRQLQAMQKLGWIARAVDAHDNRLTNARLTPAGQTVVDEALPKRAAFFDESLKGLSAADIDTLNRVLNVLEENFLRAAGGGKGE
- a CDS encoding MDR family MFS transporter, yielding MPAPAPSTPYSPGQVLPFRQTLLAMLGMCFVMMMVAIDQTVVGTALPTIVAELKGFELYAWVATSYLLTSVITVPIFGRLGDYYGRKPFVVAAIVLFTLASVLCGAADSMFTLVLARALQGVGGGMLVGTAFASIPDLFPDPHVRLRWQVMLSSAFGIANAVGPTLGGALTEHYGWRSVFYVNLPIGILGLWFVARYLPHLRNHTEGKVRLDWQGALLIAVALGGLQLLVELLPKQGLSATIVLLGVGSIAAFGLLYWWERRCPHPLLPFDMFRNRGLATLFTLALLVGVTMYSLLFYAPLLLQGGFGLSPQDAGLLITPLVVFITVGSIINGRIITRIRNPNRMLYAGFLLMALSCLGIVTTHNYTAHWLIAGYMLMAGLGMGFIMPNLTVFAQQTAGRTHLGIATALLQSLRMIGGMLGTAVVGTMVNHSYFSGVESTLRGASARWLPQLDDPQMLVNPEAQTQFLAQLAHQGQDGASLIEIARVALVSAIHEGQLIALAVAVLALWCVRRVPLVQLARVSKPEPASVGE